A genomic window from Pseudoalteromonas piratica includes:
- a CDS encoding S10 family peptidase, whose translation MKKLLQLFVFSALVIVSPIQATERKIPIDEKQTSHHQAKILGKKIKYSATIGTQPVWDDAGNPIASLHFTYYQKSGVKDYGKRPLLISFNGGPGSASVWMHLAYTGPKILNIDDEGYPVQPYGVKNNPYSVLDVADIVYVNPVNTGYSRILENDKGELPSKDKQKALFFGVNADIKYLAEWINTFVTRNNRWLSPKFLIGESYGTTRVSGLALELQNRQWMYLNGVILVSPTEIGIKREGPVEAANRIPYFAATAWYHNKLDEKYQSMPLTAFLAEVENFTINKVIPAISKGGFIEASEKQQIAATIANYTALSETFVLRNNLDIPNDAFWKELLREDGFTVGRLDSRYKGIDKRDAGSRPDYWAELTSWLHSFTPAINYYLQQELGYKTDLKYNMFGSVHPWDRSNNKTGENLRLAMAQNPYLKVMVQSGYFDGATNYFDAKYTMWQLDPSGKMRERLSFKGYESGHMMYLRRADLETSNQDVREFILNALPTGSAKY comes from the coding sequence ATGAAAAAACTTCTCCAGTTATTTGTTTTTTCTGCACTTGTAATCGTAAGCCCAATACAAGCAACAGAAAGAAAAATACCTATAGATGAAAAGCAAACCTCTCATCATCAAGCAAAAATCCTCGGTAAAAAAATTAAATACAGTGCAACAATTGGCACTCAACCTGTCTGGGATGATGCAGGAAATCCTATTGCTAGCTTACACTTCACTTACTACCAAAAATCAGGGGTAAAAGATTACGGTAAGCGTCCATTGCTTATTTCTTTTAATGGTGGACCGGGCTCCGCCTCAGTATGGATGCACTTAGCCTACACTGGCCCAAAAATTCTCAATATTGATGACGAAGGTTATCCAGTTCAACCTTACGGGGTTAAAAATAACCCATATTCAGTGCTGGATGTTGCCGATATTGTTTACGTCAACCCAGTTAATACTGGCTACTCACGTATTCTTGAAAATGACAAAGGCGAGTTACCAAGCAAAGACAAACAAAAAGCGTTATTTTTTGGTGTAAATGCAGATATTAAATACCTTGCTGAATGGATTAATACCTTCGTCACTCGCAACAATCGCTGGTTATCGCCTAAATTTTTAATTGGTGAAAGCTACGGTACCACACGCGTTTCTGGGCTTGCTCTTGAGTTACAAAACCGTCAATGGATGTATCTGAATGGTGTAATCTTGGTATCACCAACCGAAATTGGCATCAAACGCGAAGGCCCTGTTGAAGCTGCAAATCGTATTCCTTATTTTGCAGCAACTGCTTGGTACCACAACAAACTGGATGAGAAATACCAATCAATGCCGTTGACTGCTTTCTTGGCAGAAGTTGAAAACTTTACTATCAATAAAGTTATCCCAGCTATCAGTAAAGGCGGCTTTATCGAGGCAAGCGAAAAGCAACAAATAGCCGCAACGATTGCAAACTACACCGCTTTAAGTGAAACCTTTGTATTACGTAACAATTTGGATATTCCAAATGATGCGTTTTGGAAAGAGCTACTTCGTGAAGACGGTTTTACAGTGGGGCGTTTAGATTCGCGTTATAAAGGTATTGATAAGCGTGATGCTGGCAGCCGCCCTGATTACTGGGCTGAATTAACCTCATGGCTGCACTCATTCACACCAGCAATCAATTACTATTTGCAGCAAGAGCTAGGTTACAAAACCGACCTTAAATACAATATGTTTGGTTCTGTTCACCCATGGGATCGCTCAAACAATAAAACAGGTGAAAACTTGCGTTTGGCAATGGCACAAAACCCATATTTAAAAGTAATGGTACAGTCAGGCTATTTTGATGGTGCCACTAATTATTTCGATGCCAAATACACCATGTGGCAACTTGATCCGAGTGGCAAGATGCGCGAGCGTCTAAGTTTTAAAGGTTATGAAAGTGGTCACATGATGTACCTTCGTCGCGCTGACTTAGAAACCTCAAACCAAGATGTGCGTGAGTTTATTTTAAACGCACTGCCAACTGGCTCTGCAAAATACTAA
- a CDS encoding GGDEF domain-containing response regulator, whose product MQRILIVEDSKMVQQVLRHLVSQYLSVPVDFAASLRESAGLIKNNKYTLALVDLNLPDASNGEVATLTLRCGIPTLVLTGSIDEFKRQQMLEMGVVDYVLKENRDSYTYAVKQLAQLLGNQGTKVLVADDSQTSRTMMRQNLERLLYDVEEAEDGEQAYEKLLADESIKLLLTDYAMPKKDGFELVKSIRSKRGRDSLGIIGISGSGSQSLSAKFIKHGANDFLTKPFAPEEFHCRVMMTMEQLNLIETIKDSANKDYLTGLYNRRYFYQAAEQKVAQQSVLSLAVIDIDHFKQINDTYGHQAGDEVLSFLSNKMASQFDDALMARLGGEEFAILFSDEDQDAAFEKLDELRFSLSNIQVEAAGQFISFSISAGVAQLQQDEELTDLINRADVALYDAKGGGRNQVVIHQ is encoded by the coding sequence ATGCAACGTATTTTAATCGTTGAAGATAGCAAAATGGTGCAACAAGTGTTGCGTCACTTGGTATCGCAGTACCTATCTGTGCCGGTAGATTTTGCCGCATCGCTACGTGAGTCTGCGGGGCTCATTAAAAATAATAAATATACTTTGGCGTTGGTTGATTTAAACCTACCAGATGCGAGTAATGGCGAAGTGGCTACTTTGACCTTGCGTTGTGGTATTCCAACATTGGTACTGACAGGTAGCATCGACGAATTTAAGCGACAGCAAATGCTTGAAATGGGTGTGGTGGATTATGTACTTAAGGAAAACCGCGATTCTTATACTTACGCTGTTAAACAACTTGCTCAATTATTGGGGAATCAGGGGACTAAAGTGTTAGTTGCTGATGATTCTCAAACTAGTCGTACCATGATGCGACAAAATCTTGAACGCTTACTTTACGATGTGGAAGAGGCGGAAGATGGTGAGCAAGCATATGAAAAGTTATTAGCTGATGAGAGTATTAAACTGCTGCTCACTGATTATGCTATGCCGAAGAAAGATGGTTTCGAACTTGTAAAAAGTATTCGTTCAAAACGCGGTCGCGATAGTTTAGGTATTATTGGTATTTCGGGCTCTGGCAGTCAAAGCCTATCAGCAAAATTTATAAAGCATGGTGCAAATGATTTCTTAACTAAACCTTTTGCGCCAGAAGAGTTTCATTGTCGTGTAATGATGACGATGGAACAATTAAACCTCATTGAAACAATCAAAGATTCTGCAAATAAAGATTATTTAACGGGCCTGTATAATCGCCGTTACTTCTATCAAGCTGCAGAACAAAAAGTAGCTCAGCAATCGGTGTTAAGCCTTGCGGTTATAGATATTGATCACTTTAAACAGATTAATGATACTTATGGCCATCAAGCAGGAGACGAAGTGTTGAGCTTCTTATCCAACAAAATGGCATCGCAATTTGACGATGCCTTAATGGCACGCCTGGGTGGTGAGGAATTTGCTATCTTGTTCAGCGATGAAGATCAGGATGCCGCATTTGAAAAATTAGATGAGCTTCGCTTTTCACTATCAAATATACAAGTTGAAGCAGCTGGACAATTTATCAGCTTCTCTATAAGTGCGGGCGTTGCGCAATTGCAGCAGGATGAAGAATTAACTGACTTAATTAATCGCGCCGATGTTGCATTATATGATGCTAAAGGTGGGGGGCGAAATCAGGTGGTTATCCACCAGTAA
- a CDS encoding histidine kinase, whose translation MNFSYIRNTSPNYWRYQGPILVISFLFSYLGVWGVFNEPDAEAMPIIQLGWYGAFALTTYQLIMIFAVFHIGLRGIYKHYKAYAKTKWKLFLLLLAASTVTALAIIILDFLPVLLSITPYSLEEYLNSIMHLDSLGQSLVAYVVYNIIFMLVWAYFYVLAASISNYKQLALLLKKQKLQILTNRVNPEFLFDTMEAIKQQIDIDEEKAAELVTKASDLFRYNLMSSKAADAKLTDEVTSLTNYLELLEEQNRAPKKHTIKLHDDALGPNIPSMTLIFICSFLLNSSRQRTGELSLVGFIKHNTYRIEISHHSHGKFFLDTEHYDNVKSRLEHMYATSASMVLVKKGKQRKVIIELPIDWQQQLDKTA comes from the coding sequence ATGAATTTCAGTTACATTCGAAATACCAGCCCTAATTATTGGCGATACCAAGGGCCTATATTAGTTATTTCTTTTTTATTCAGTTATTTGGGTGTTTGGGGTGTTTTTAACGAACCTGATGCCGAGGCTATGCCTATTATCCAACTAGGTTGGTACGGTGCTTTTGCACTAACCACATATCAACTAATCATGATTTTTGCCGTGTTTCATATCGGCCTGCGCGGTATTTATAAACACTACAAAGCCTATGCAAAAACCAAGTGGAAACTATTCTTACTGCTACTTGCCGCTTCAACAGTAACGGCTCTGGCAATAATAATTTTAGATTTCTTGCCAGTATTACTTTCAATCACCCCTTACTCACTAGAGGAATATCTAAATAGCATTATGCATTTGGATAGCCTAGGACAGTCACTCGTTGCCTATGTTGTTTATAACATCATCTTTATGTTGGTCTGGGCATATTTCTATGTGCTTGCGGCGAGCATTTCAAATTACAAGCAACTTGCTCTGTTATTAAAGAAACAAAAGCTACAAATCCTGACTAACCGAGTAAACCCAGAGTTTCTTTTCGATACAATGGAAGCCATTAAGCAACAAATTGATATTGATGAAGAAAAAGCGGCAGAGCTAGTTACGAAAGCGTCTGATTTATTCCGTTACAATCTTATGTCAAGTAAAGCGGCGGATGCAAAACTCACTGATGAAGTTACCAGCTTAACAAATTATCTTGAACTGCTGGAAGAGCAAAACCGTGCACCCAAAAAGCATACAATAAAACTTCATGATGATGCTCTAGGTCCTAATATTCCTAGCATGACACTCATTTTCATCTGTTCATTTTTACTTAACTCGTCGCGTCAACGTACGGGTGAGTTGAGCCTAGTAGGATTTATAAAACACAACACGTATCGAATAGAAATTTCGCATCATAGCCATGGCAAATTCTTTTTAGATACAGAGCATTACGATAATGTAAAAAGCCGACTAGAGCATATGTATGCAACTTCAGCGAGCATGGTTTTAGTAAAAAAAGGCAAACAAAGAAAAGTTATTATTGAACTGCCAATCGACTGGCAACAACAGCTCGATAAAACAGCGTAA
- a CDS encoding LytR/AlgR family response regulator transcription factor, with the protein MSIRIIIVDDERLARSELKRLLSKHSQIEIVDEAKNAEEASEKIAEHKPDAIFLDIHMPGATGLELAESLGDDVNIIFCTAYDQFAVEAFSLNAMDYLVKPVNPARLAESIEKLEKRIEQSASNTGLPDDHKLMVKYGETMRIIELREIIRFESIGNHAAIYTPHGKAYLHSSLNKIEAKLDERHYFRASRSDIIRLDAIESMEQAISYGLTATLSNGQTVEISRRQATKLRQLLEFTQL; encoded by the coding sequence ATGAGTATTAGAATAATAATTGTTGATGACGAACGTCTTGCACGCAGTGAACTAAAGCGCCTGCTGTCAAAGCATAGCCAAATTGAAATTGTTGATGAAGCTAAAAACGCTGAAGAGGCCAGTGAAAAAATTGCAGAGCATAAACCTGACGCCATCTTTCTAGATATTCATATGCCTGGCGCAACTGGCTTAGAATTAGCTGAATCACTGGGTGACGATGTAAACATCATCTTTTGTACTGCTTACGACCAATTTGCTGTCGAAGCATTTTCGTTAAACGCTATGGATTACTTAGTAAAACCTGTAAACCCTGCCCGTTTAGCTGAGAGCATTGAAAAATTAGAAAAACGCATCGAACAAAGCGCATCAAATACAGGCTTACCAGACGACCATAAATTAATGGTGAAATACGGCGAAACCATGCGCATTATTGAACTTCGTGAAATTATTCGATTTGAGTCAATTGGTAACCATGCCGCTATTTATACACCTCATGGTAAAGCATACCTTCACAGTTCATTAAACAAAATTGAAGCTAAATTAGATGAAAGACATTATTTCAGAGCAAGCCGTTCTGACATTATTCGTCTCGATGCAATTGAAAGTATGGAACAAGCAATTAGTTACGGTTTAACAGCGACATTGAGCAATGGTCAAACCGTCGAAATTTCCCGTAGACAGGCAACTAAATTACGCCAACTTCTTGAATTTACTCAGTTGTAA
- a CDS encoding histidine kinase — translation MFEKNAEAPLNPHFLFNSMNAIRYMIFENQDLASDLLGKLAELIRYQLNDGVTNTSFSDDLTQLEHLLDLEALRLEERFTLTKNLSKLVSPHPLPCSVLLPLVEYVFIKKDIYSVSHNNLVISTKEAGSALVFTLNLTQSPKIKSGDLPLDNLIEQLGMGNICSATQTCDANTYTMELTFNNEY, via the coding sequence ATGTTTGAAAAAAATGCGGAAGCACCACTAAATCCTCACTTCTTGTTTAATAGCATGAACGCTATCCGCTATATGATTTTCGAAAATCAAGATTTAGCGAGCGACTTACTAGGCAAATTAGCTGAGCTTATTCGTTATCAATTAAACGACGGTGTAACGAATACAAGTTTTAGCGATGATTTAACACAACTCGAGCACTTACTTGATTTAGAAGCATTGCGCTTAGAAGAGCGATTTACCCTAACTAAGAATTTAAGCAAACTGGTAAGCCCTCACCCATTACCTTGCTCAGTGCTCTTACCATTAGTTGAATACGTGTTTATAAAAAAAGACATCTACAGCGTAAGCCACAACAACCTTGTTATAAGTACAAAAGAAGCTGGCAGTGCACTTGTTTTTACACTTAACTTAACACAGTCACCTAAAATTAAATCGGGCGACTTACCGCTAGATAACCTAATTGAGCAATTAGGCATGGGCAATATTTGCAGTGCAACACAAACATGTGATGCAAACACTTACACGATGGAGTTAACTTTTAACAATGAGTATTAG
- a CDS encoding DUF2189 domain-containing protein, giving the protein MPQTPVAEKHTTFARCLECNKVGLFAPLHWLALGFKDMASAPLLSLFYGVVFSLIPVAILYFVYQSGTHLVILPATVAFALIGPVFAVGLYDIAWELEKQHKPTLSHSLKSMFRNPVGEWGFAILLMVVMIIWMRLAALVHALYPNSVNPTLEELSAFLTLGSFIGAIMLGSVFAISAFTPQIMMERRVDLMTAVVSSINAVKENVGAMIVWAFCIVALVALGFVTGATGFIVIMPLLSYASWHGYIAIIKHKGPRGYE; this is encoded by the coding sequence ATGCCTCAAACTCCAGTAGCAGAAAAGCATACGACTTTTGCCAGATGTTTAGAATGTAATAAAGTTGGACTTTTTGCCCCACTGCATTGGCTTGCTCTAGGCTTTAAAGATATGGCAAGTGCGCCTCTATTAAGCCTTTTTTATGGCGTTGTGTTTAGCCTGATCCCGGTTGCGATTTTGTATTTCGTATATCAATCAGGTACCCACTTAGTAATATTGCCAGCCACAGTGGCGTTTGCGTTAATTGGCCCTGTGTTTGCTGTTGGCTTATACGACATAGCCTGGGAGCTCGAAAAACAACATAAGCCCACATTGAGTCACAGTTTAAAATCAATGTTTCGTAATCCGGTAGGCGAGTGGGGGTTTGCTATCTTATTAATGGTGGTAATGATTATTTGGATGCGTTTAGCCGCATTAGTACATGCGCTTTATCCAAATAGTGTCAACCCGACATTAGAGGAGCTATCTGCATTTCTTACTTTAGGGTCATTTATTGGTGCCATTATGCTTGGCAGTGTGTTTGCAATTTCGGCATTTACCCCGCAAATTATGATGGAACGTAGGGTCGATTTAATGACTGCTGTTGTGTCTTCAATCAATGCTGTTAAAGAAAATGTCGGCGCAATGATAGTGTGGGCGTTCTGTATTGTTGCTTTGGTAGCACTTGGTTTTGTTACTGGTGCAACAGGATTTATTGTCATAATGCCACTGCTAAGTTACGCCAGTTGGCACGGCTATATTGCCATTATTAAACATAAAGGACCTCGTGGTTACGAGTAA